From the Euphorbia lathyris chromosome 6, ddEupLath1.1, whole genome shotgun sequence genome, one window contains:
- the LOC136232352 gene encoding large ribosomal subunit protein eL20z-like isoform X1, whose translation MADEGKNRGVASNLHNQQQQQQQYYGTFQGVANYYPPPPSHPVVGFPQPVAPHPHGLATANPQYYSHGYNPIVTVVPGYALIDGRPVREHRLPCCGMGMGWLLFIVGFFLGGIPWYVGTFILLCVQVDYREKPGYVACAIATILAVIAITLGATKGANAW comes from the exons ATGGCAGACGAAGGGAAGAACAGGGGCGTTGCTAGCAATTTGCATAACCAGcaacagcagcagcagcaatACTATGGGACTTTTCAGGGCGTCGCCAATTACTATCCTCCTCCACCGTCTCATCCGGTTGTTGGTTTCCCTCAGCCGGTTGCCCCGCATCCTCATGGTTTAGCTACCGCCAATCCTCAGTATTATTCGCATGGTTATAATCCCATTGTAACAG TTGTTCCAGGTTATGCTCTTATTGATGGAAGACCTGTTAGGGAACACAGACTTCCATGTTGTGGTATGGGCATGGGTTGGTTATT GTTCATTGTTGGTTTCTTTTTAGGTGGCATTCCATGGTATGTTGGGACTTTTATTCTACTCTGCGTACAAGTGGATTACAGAGAAAAGCCTGGATATGTTGCATGTGCAATAGCT ACTATTCTTGCCGTTATTGCTATTACTCTTGGGGCGACAAAGGGAGCTAATGCCTGGTGA
- the LOC136233428 gene encoding nuclear intron maturase 1, mitochondrial, which translates to MSLRIFIKHLPSSVFSLNSIPWSRSRSFSSLVPHQDPYSLLKEDPIDICTSLWVKSFSSPPLATFPHLTGFLSKLDLWVLAYQRSCAHFTGTFPPRSALHSHTLNSLYSLQHAVVHNRFRWNDKTHQMIRSPNDKPSTKLLSQAKLRAMLNSDDPCFQDRVVREVLLIVLEPFFEARFSSKSHAFRPGRNVHTVIRTIRSNFAGYLWFLRGDVSEIFNEIDDDVVMECVEKVIKDKKVLNLISTALRKPIRSQPSPKNGDSGEWRRKKKKTATKKKILNENEPKPDPYWLRTFFEFSPEEAAKVPNYGYCGILSPLLANICLNELDQTMEEKIVQFFRPNKLDSIWKESIDDGCHNPSWPEFVPSSGKEKTRKMDYIRYGGHFLIGIRGPREEAVQMRKEIIEFCQSRLGIKLDNSKIEIEHITRGIQFLDHIISRRVIYPTLHYTASGGKVVSQKGVGTLLSVTASLQQCIRQFRRLQFVKGDKDPEPLPCNPMLYSSQAHSNAQMNKFLESMADWYRYADNRKKVVGFCAYVIRSSLAKLYAARYRLKSRAKVYKLASRNLSRPLRESSNNSAPEYSDLMRMGLVDAIEGIQFSHMSLIPSCDYTPFPRNWVPYHEQVLHEYIRLQDPKFFCNLHRSIKHHGLALPQDEISEIVWEYKTLGIWRHQFKGKKELDNASNEDNGTSGIMQESG; encoded by the coding sequence ATGTCACTGAGGATTTTCATCAAACACCTTCCATCCTCTGTTTTCTCCCTCAATTCCATCCCTTGGTCTCGCTCTCGCTCTTTCTCTTCCCTCGTCCCTCATCAAGACCCttactctctcctcaaagaagACCCAATTGATATCTGCACTTCCCTGTGGGTCAAATCCTTCTCTTCACCTCCCCTTGCCACTTTCCCTCACCTCACCGGCTTCCTCTCCAAGCTCGACCTTTGGGTCCTCGCTTATCAGCGTTCCTGCGCTCACTTCACTGGAACATTCCCTCCACGCAGCGCTCTCCATTCTCACACTCTAAACTCTCTTTATTCCCTCCAACACGCCGTTGTTCACAACCGCTTCAGATGGAATGACAAGACCCACCAAATGATCCGCAGCCCAAATGACAAGCCGTCCACGAAACTCCTCTCTCAAGCGAAGCTCAGAGCAATGTTGAATTCTGACGATCCTTGCTTTCAGGATCGGGTGGTTCGGGAGGTGTTGCTGATAGTACTGGAGCCCTTTTTTGAAGCACGATTTTCGAGTAAGTCTCATGCATTTAGACCAGGGAGGAATGTACATACAGTAATTAGGACTATAAGAAGTAATTTTGCTGGATATTTGTGGTTTTTAAGAGGTGATGTAAGCGAGATTTTCAATGAGATAGATGATGATGTTGTCATGGAATGTGTTGAGAAGGTCATTAAAGATAAGAAAGTTTTAAATTTGATAAGCACTGCACTTAGAAAACCAATTAGGAGTCAACCATCACCAAAGAATGGTGATAGTGGAGAGTggagaaggaagaaaaagaagacaGCTACAAAGAAGAAAATTTTGAATGAGAATGAACCAAAACCTGACCCTTACTGGTTGAGAACTTTCTTTGAATTTTCTCCAGAAGAGGCAGCGAAGGTACCTAATTATGGTTATTGTGGGATTTTGAGTCCATTGCTTGCTAATATTTGTCTAAATGAATTGGATCAAACGATGGAAGAGAAGATAGTTCAGTTTTTCAGGCCTAATAAGCTTGACTCAATATGGAAAGAGTCAATTGATGATGGGTGTCACAACCCATCTTGGCCAGAATTTGTCCCGTCCAGTGGGAAGGAGAAGACACGGAAAATGGATTACATTCGATATGGTGGTCACTTTTTGATTGGAATTCGAGGGCCTAGAGAGGAAGCAGTGCAAATGCGCAAGGAAATCATTGAGTTTTGTCAGAGTAGGTTGGGGATCAAGTTGGATAATTCGAAAATTGAGATTGAACATATAACAAGGGGAATACAGTTTTTGGATCACATAATTTCCCGAAGAGTTATATATCCTACTCTGCATTACACTGCAAGTGGAGGCAAAGTCGTAAGTCAAAAGGGTGTGGGGACTTTACTTTCAGTTACTGCTAGTTTGCAACAATGTATTCGTCAATTTAGGCGCCTTCAGTTTGTTAAGGGTGATAAGGATCCAGAGCCATTGCCGTGTAATCCCATGCTTTATTCAAGTCAAGCTCATTCcaatgcccaaatgaacaagtTTCTTGAGTCCATGGCTGATTGGTATAGATATGCTGATAATCGAAAGAAAGTCGTTGGATTTTGTGCATATGTTATACGTAGTTCACTGGCTAAACTTTATGCTGCCAGGTATAGACTAAAATCTCGTGCAAAGGTTTACAAGCTTGCCTCACGTAATCTGAGTCGACCACTTAGGGAGAGCAGTAACAATTCTGCGCCAGAATATTCAGATCTTATGAGGATGGGACTTGTTGATGCAATTGAAGGTATTCAATTCTCCCATATGTCTTTGATCCCATCTTGTGATTATACTCCATTTCCAAGAAATTGGGTTCCATATCATGAACAGGTTCTACATGAATACATTAGACTGCAGGACCCAAAATTCTTTTGTAACTTACATAGATCTATAAAACATCATGGTTTGGCTTTGCCTCAAGATGAGATATCTGAGATTGTGTGGGAGTACAAGACCCTTGGAATTTGGAGGCACCAATTTAAAGGCAAAAAAGAACTAGATAATGCTTCCAATGAGGACAACGGAACATCAGGAATTATGCAGGAAAGCGGATAA
- the LOC136232352 gene encoding large ribosomal subunit protein eL20z-like isoform X2, producing MADEGKNRGVASNLHNQQQQQQQYYGTFQGVANYYPPPPSHPVVGFPQPVAPHPHGLATANPQYYSHGYNPIVTGYALIDGRPVREHRLPCCGMGMGWLLFIVGFFLGGIPWYVGTFILLCVQVDYREKPGYVACAIATILAVIAITLGATKGANAW from the exons ATGGCAGACGAAGGGAAGAACAGGGGCGTTGCTAGCAATTTGCATAACCAGcaacagcagcagcagcaatACTATGGGACTTTTCAGGGCGTCGCCAATTACTATCCTCCTCCACCGTCTCATCCGGTTGTTGGTTTCCCTCAGCCGGTTGCCCCGCATCCTCATGGTTTAGCTACCGCCAATCCTCAGTATTATTCGCATGGTTATAATCCCATTGTAACAG GTTATGCTCTTATTGATGGAAGACCTGTTAGGGAACACAGACTTCCATGTTGTGGTATGGGCATGGGTTGGTTATT GTTCATTGTTGGTTTCTTTTTAGGTGGCATTCCATGGTATGTTGGGACTTTTATTCTACTCTGCGTACAAGTGGATTACAGAGAAAAGCCTGGATATGTTGCATGTGCAATAGCT ACTATTCTTGCCGTTATTGCTATTACTCTTGGGGCGACAAAGGGAGCTAATGCCTGGTGA